In Methanomassiliicoccales archaeon, a single genomic region encodes these proteins:
- the pyrF gene encoding orotidine-5'-phosphate decarboxylase yields the protein MRKESRVILALDEVRGERALWVAGQVADLVDAIKINWPLVLSTSPEIITELSKLAPVICDFKVADIPNTVSLIVSQAIKRGAEGVIVHGFTGSDSVKAAVQAAEDRKIFVVTEMSHPGGTEYTASAAESLARMAVDCHASGIIAPATRPERVAALRRIVGDLLILSPGVGAQGGSASITLEKGADYVIVGRSIYGAENPREAALQVVREIKSAFPQR from the coding sequence ATGAGGAAGGAAAGCAGGGTCATTCTGGCGCTGGACGAAGTGCGGGGCGAGCGAGCATTATGGGTGGCGGGCCAGGTAGCTGATCTAGTGGACGCCATAAAGATCAATTGGCCGCTGGTACTGTCGACATCTCCGGAGATCATTACCGAGCTTTCCAAACTCGCACCGGTCATCTGCGATTTCAAGGTGGCGGATATACCGAACACCGTATCCCTGATCGTCAGCCAGGCGATCAAGCGTGGCGCTGAAGGGGTCATCGTCCATGGTTTCACAGGCAGTGACTCTGTCAAGGCAGCTGTGCAGGCCGCGGAGGACCGTAAGATATTCGTTGTCACCGAGATGAGCCATCCCGGAGGCACTGAGTACACCGCCTCGGCCGCGGAGTCTCTGGCCAGGATGGCAGTGGATTGCCATGCTTCAGGTATCATCGCCCCGGCCACAAGGCCGGAGAGGGTGGCGGCGTTACGCAGGATAGTAGGGGATCTGCTCATATTATCCCCGGGTGTAGGGGCACAAGGGGGAAGTGCCTCGATCACCCTCGAAAAGGGGGCAGACTATGTCATCGTCGGTCGGAGCATATACGGGGCGGAAAACCCTCGAGAAGCTGCGTTGCAGGTTGTAAGAGAGATAAAAAGTGCCTTCCCACAGAGGTGA
- a CDS encoding NusA-like transcription termination signal-binding factor: MTTEITFTEETLRYIALFEKVTKARVRDCMETEDKLVYVVDPGQANRAVGKGGENVIMLKNTTGKNIQVVEFSDDPETFIKNVFYNYGPEKVEIETRGTIVHATVTVDPAVKGRAIGKNGKNLKIARDLVNRHHNVQSISVA, from the coding sequence ATGACCACTGAGATAACTTTCACTGAGGAGACCCTGCGCTATATCGCCCTTTTCGAGAAGGTGACCAAGGCCAGGGTCCGCGATTGCATGGAGACCGAGGACAAGCTGGTATACGTTGTCGACCCGGGCCAGGCCAACCGAGCGGTGGGCAAGGGCGGGGAGAACGTGATCATGCTGAAGAACACCACCGGCAAGAACATCCAAGTGGTGGAGTTCTCCGACGACCCCGAGACGTTCATCAAGAACGTCTTCTACAATTACGGGCCGGAGAAGGTGGAGATCGAGACCCGCGGCACCATCGTGCACGCCACGGTCACGGTCGATCCCGCGGTCAAGGGACGTGCTATCGGCAAGAACGGTAAGAACTTGAAGATAGCCCGGGACCTGGTCAACCGGCACCACAACGTCCAAAGCATATCTGTGGCCTGA
- a CDS encoding radical SAM protein has protein sequence MVIMRTIPMESSSFYTRRLPRGCRLCRKGTKMVLLVTGKCAMSCYYCPLSEKKKNRDVVYANERLVEKDEDVLEEAMAIGARGTGITGGDPLAVIDRTVHYIKMLKERFGSQHHIHLYTSTIDRDKFLRLQESGLDELRLHPPVDNWGHLDELGIAESLEGLTIDVGFEVPAIPGEREGLLALCRYASEHDLGFVNLNELEISETNSQALLGRGLTIRSDTSSAIQDSEGLAREVVNTMGADVAIHFCSSSFKDRVQLRERLKRRAKRVARPMDLVTREGMILLGIVEADDPVWAMRLLEKEYEVPLELMFLDEKRKRLEVASWVLEDLASRLPLQCYLVEEYPTADRLEVEREPLN, from the coding sequence ATGGTGATCATGCGTACCATCCCCATGGAATCGTCATCGTTCTACACCAGGCGCCTACCCCGCGGTTGCCGGCTTTGCCGTAAGGGAACTAAGATGGTCCTGCTGGTGACCGGAAAGTGCGCGATGTCCTGCTACTATTGTCCTCTGTCCGAGAAAAAGAAGAACCGGGATGTGGTGTACGCCAACGAACGTCTTGTGGAGAAGGACGAAGATGTTTTAGAGGAAGCGATGGCCATAGGTGCTAGGGGCACTGGCATCACTGGGGGCGACCCATTGGCGGTCATTGACAGGACGGTTCATTATATCAAAATGCTCAAAGAGCGTTTCGGTAGCCAGCATCACATTCATCTGTACACCTCCACTATCGATCGGGATAAATTTCTCAGATTGCAGGAGAGCGGCCTCGATGAGCTGCGTTTACATCCCCCTGTGGATAACTGGGGCCATTTGGACGAGCTAGGGATCGCTGAAAGCCTGGAAGGACTGACCATCGATGTTGGGTTCGAGGTGCCTGCGATCCCCGGAGAGAGGGAGGGATTGTTAGCGCTATGTCGTTACGCTTCCGAGCACGATCTAGGCTTCGTTAACCTTAACGAGCTGGAAATATCGGAGACCAATTCCCAGGCGTTGTTGGGAAGGGGATTGACCATACGTTCTGACACCTCCAGCGCTATCCAGGACAGTGAGGGCCTAGCCCGGGAGGTCGTGAACACAATGGGGGCAGACGTTGCCATTCACTTCTGCTCATCGAGCTTCAAGGACCGGGTGCAGCTGCGGGAAAGGCTGAAAAGGAGGGCCAAGCGCGTGGCCCGTCCCATGGACCTGGTGACCCGCGAGGGAATGATCCTGCTTGGCATAGTGGAGGCAGATGACCCGGTGTGGGCCATGCGTTTGCTGGAAAAGGAATACGAAGTACCTCTGGAGCTAATGTTCTTGGATGAGAAAAGGAAAAGGTTAGAGGTGGCCTCCTGGGTGTTGGAGGACCTGGCTTCCCGACTTCCCTTACAGTGCTACCTGGTGGAGGAGTACCCCACCGCGGACCGCCTGGAAGTGGAACGGGAGCCTTTGAACTGA